DNA sequence from the Streptomyces cinnabarinus genome:
CGGCGCGCCCGGTGCGGGGTCGCCGGAGCACGCGGCCGCCGCCGACGATGCCGGGACCGTGCGGCTCGGGGGCGTGCCGACGGGGCCGCCCGCTCCGGGTGAGCCTGGGGTGGGCGGGCCCATGGGGCACCTTCCCACGGTGACCGCGGGGCCGGGGGAGACCCCGCCACCGATGCCCGCGGCGCCGCCGGGTGGTCCTCCCGCCGGGGCCTTGGCCTTCGGGGCGCCCGCGCCTCCGGGCCCCGCGCATCCGTCGTACGGCCATCCCCATCCCGTCTACCAGCCCCTGCCCCCCTCCTACTCCACCCCGCCCTATGGCTCCACCCCGCCCTACGGTCCGGCCGTGCCGCCGCCGGAGACCGCGCGGCGCAGCGGTCGTTCCACCGCGCTGCTGCTCGCCGTCGCGCTCGTCGTGGCGGTGGCCGCCGGAGGGTCGGTGTACGCCCTGATGAACGGCTCCGACGACGACGGCACCGAGGGCACGCCCACCGTGCCGCCGCGGTCGAGCGCACCCGTGAGCCCCGGGCCGACGACCGGCGGACCGAGCCCCGACGTCTCGTCCTCCGCGCCCGCGGACGGCGCGATCCCCACCGGCTACCTCGGCACCTGGTCCACCACCCTCGACAACGACGCGGGCCACCACACCCGTCAACTGACCATCCGGCAGGGCGAGGTGGGCGACACCGTGCTCTCGCTGGTCGCGGACGGCGCGGACTACCACTGCGTCTTCCAGGCGTCGCTGACCCAAGCACCCGCCGGGGACGGCGCGTTGGCGATCGGCCCGTCCACCGTCACCGTCGGCGAGCCGGCCGCCTCCTGCACCCCGGGCGCCGCGACCGAGCTCACGCTGCTCGGGGACGGCAGCCTGGAGCGGGTGAACACCGACACGGGCGAGAAGCTGACGTACACCAAGGAGTGACCAACTCGCCCCAGTGCGCGACAGGTTGAATGCTCGGCGAACATCTGCGGACGGAACCGGAATCCCCCACCCCCCGAACATAAGGTGTCCGCACAATTGTCCGGCTCCAGGGAGCGGCGGGGGCACCCGGTGGAGTTGCTGAGCGCAGAGAACGTCGTGGCCGTGGCGACGGCGGTGGCCGGCATCGTGGCCTCGGCCGTGATGGTCTGGTACGAACGCCGGGTGCCGCGGCGCAAGCGGATCGGATACCGCGTCCAGATGGACAACCCCATCGGCGACGACGTGACATCCGGCCGCGCCAACGTCCGGCTCGGCCTCTTCGACGAGGCACCCGGTATGCACCAGGCGACGCTGGTGCTGCTGCGCGTCGAGAACGACGGTTCGCAGGGCATCGGCCACGACGACTACACCAGCCGTGAACTGCACGGTCTGACCGCGGTGTTCACGGACCGCAGCATCCGCGGTGTCTCGGTCACCCAGCCGCCCGGCACCGACCACCTGATGAGCCACTTCACCCCGCACGCGGGCTTCGGCTACGACGCCGGCGGCAACACCCTGCGCATCCCGCGCGTCCCGCTCAACCGGGGCGAGCACTTCAAGCTGCTGGTGCTGCTGTCGGGCGGTGACGTCGGCCGGGACATCCGGCTGATCGGCGGTATCCGCGACGGCGAGGTGCACCCCAACCGCAGTGCGACACCGGACGACAAGCCGCCGCTGTTCAGCCGTGCGGCCCGGCTGATCACCATCATGCTCACGGTCTCGGTGCTCACCCTCGCCACGATCGTCGTCGTCCGCGACGACACACCGCCGCCGCTCGGCTGCGAGAAGGGCACGCTGACGATCACCGGCTCCACCGCGTTCGCCCCGGTGGTACGGGACCTGGCGAAGGAGTACGCCAAGGACTGCGAGGGCGCGGAGATCACGGTGGAGGCGCGAGGCAGCTCCGCGGGAGTCGGTGAACTGGCCGCCCTGGAAGGCGAATCGCGCAGCCGTCAGTCCTCGATGATCGCGTTCCACGACGGGGCGAGCAAACGGGCGGGCGAGCACCTGACCCGCCTGCCCATCGCCCTGTCCGTCTTCACGCTGGTGGTGAACGACAGCCTGAAACTCCCGGCGGACGGCCTCACGCTCACCGACGTCGGACGTATCTACGCGGGCGGGATCACGTACTGGGACGAGCTGGACCCCGCGCTGCCGCACTGGCGGGTGGTCCTGGTGAGCCGCGACGCGGACTCCGGTACCCGT
Encoded proteins:
- a CDS encoding PstS family phosphate ABC transporter substrate-binding protein; the protein is MELLSAENVVAVATAVAGIVASAVMVWYERRVPRRKRIGYRVQMDNPIGDDVTSGRANVRLGLFDEAPGMHQATLVLLRVENDGSQGIGHDDYTSRELHGLTAVFTDRSIRGVSVTQPPGTDHLMSHFTPHAGFGYDAGGNTLRIPRVPLNRGEHFKLLVLLSGGDVGRDIRLIGGIRDGEVHPNRSATPDDKPPLFSRAARLITIMLTVSVLTLATIVVVRDDTPPPLGCEKGTLTITGSTAFAPVVRDLAKEYAKDCEGAEITVEARGSSAGVGELAALEGESRSRQSSMIAFHDGASKRAGEHLTRLPIALSVFTLVVNDSLKLPADGLTLTDVGRIYAGGITYWDELDPALPHWRVVLVSRDADSGTRQVFQDQVLEGTWEGVPSTSLDCDIRTDRSAPVRCELDSTEEVLEKVAEIKGAIGYSELNIATGRPHISRVRLEGGTASVEAIERPRDPYPYYGVEYAYTYGDPPGGSLAGSFLNYIRTSGETQIRTHDHVPCATPEGERLCGDAS